A window from Humidesulfovibrio mexicanus encodes these proteins:
- the hisF gene encoding imidazole glycerol phosphate synthase subunit HisF, whose protein sequence is MLKKRVIACLLLTGDGGGLVVQSLGFHRRLPVGRPEIAAEFLDSWGVDEIILLKIDARGPGDTADPELVRRVAGRCFAPLTVGGGIRSVEDAARLVRAGADKIVVNAGALESPALVGDIARVYGSQCVVGAMDVRRLDGDRLRVFTGGAKIPAHLAPEAWATRLEALGAGEILVQAADRDGQGQGYDLDLTRRVAQAVSVPVIALGGAGRPEHLRAVLTETGAAAAAVGNMLHYTEHSVAVCKASLRAHGVDVRLSPSDEHGAAGFDADGRMVKRPDEALSAMRFEHHPKEVI, encoded by the coding sequence GTGCTGAAGAAGCGCGTCATCGCCTGCCTGCTGTTGACCGGAGACGGCGGCGGCCTGGTGGTGCAGAGCCTGGGCTTCCACAGGCGACTGCCCGTGGGACGGCCGGAAATCGCGGCCGAGTTCCTCGATTCCTGGGGCGTGGACGAGATCATTCTGCTCAAGATCGACGCGCGCGGCCCAGGCGACACCGCCGACCCGGAGCTGGTGCGCCGCGTGGCCGGACGCTGCTTCGCCCCGCTCACCGTGGGCGGGGGCATCCGCAGCGTGGAGGACGCCGCCAGGCTGGTGCGCGCCGGGGCGGACAAGATCGTGGTCAACGCCGGGGCCCTGGAGTCCCCCGCGCTGGTGGGGGACATCGCCCGCGTGTACGGCAGCCAGTGCGTGGTAGGGGCCATGGACGTGCGCCGCCTGGACGGGGACCGCCTGCGCGTGTTCACCGGCGGGGCGAAGATTCCCGCGCATCTCGCCCCGGAAGCGTGGGCGACGCGGCTGGAGGCCCTGGGTGCGGGGGAGATTCTCGTCCAGGCGGCGGACCGCGACGGCCAGGGCCAAGGCTACGACCTGGACCTGACGCGCCGGGTGGCGCAGGCCGTGTCCGTGCCGGTCATCGCCCTGGGCGGGGCCGGGCGCCCGGAGCACCTGCGCGCCGTGCTGACCGAAACCGGGGCCGCGGCCGCGGCGGTCGGCAACATGCTGCATTACACGGAGCACAGCGTGGCCGTGTGCAAGGCCTCCCTGCGCGCCCACGGCGTGGATGTGCGCCTGTCCCCCAGCGACGAGCACGGCGCGGCCGGGTTCGACGCCGACGGCCGCATGGTCAAAAGGCCGGACGAGGCGCTTTCGGCCATGCGCTTCGAGCACCACCCCAAAGAAGTCATATGA
- a CDS encoding N-acetyl sugar amidotransferase, whose translation MRYCTRCLYPENHPLHLTFDDQGVCSGCRVHEEKDTLDWSARRDRLERLLSSYRNTSGANYDCIVPVSGGRDSYFVVHTVKNVFGLRPLLVHYNTQYNTDLGIRNLAFLRMRFNCDLIGMTLSPELLKTVTRETLRLMASMYWHCIAGQTVFPVQAAVRFKIPLIVWGAHQGLDQVGMFSHLDEVEMTRKYRKEHDLMGFEAEDLAAASSVLSGRDVLPFAYPHDRELEKVGVRGIYLGNYLRWDSKAQHEAMIAAHGYEPGSQERTFDTYNHMDCHHYSGTHDWIKFLKYGYGKALDHACREIRLKRLTRAQGLELVLRHGGDREPRDLPLFLRWLGMEREAFLRLVDARRDPAIWKRGAHGSWELLDAPERHPEEAAHRAAALPLAEGCEFRPGPERAPNAHLIYGRGYSDEPGARRLEPEP comes from the coding sequence ATGAGATACTGCACCCGTTGCCTGTACCCGGAAAACCATCCGCTGCACCTGACCTTCGACGACCAGGGGGTCTGCTCCGGCTGCCGCGTGCACGAGGAGAAGGACACGCTCGACTGGTCCGCCCGGCGCGACAGGCTGGAGCGGCTGCTTTCCTCCTACCGCAACACCTCCGGGGCCAACTACGACTGCATCGTGCCGGTAAGCGGCGGGCGCGACTCCTACTTCGTCGTCCACACGGTCAAGAACGTGTTCGGCCTGCGGCCGCTTTTGGTGCACTACAACACGCAGTACAACACCGATCTCGGCATCCGCAACCTGGCGTTCCTGCGTATGCGCTTCAATTGCGATCTCATCGGCATGACCCTCTCGCCCGAGCTGCTCAAAACCGTCACGCGGGAGACCCTGCGCCTCATGGCCAGCATGTACTGGCACTGCATCGCCGGGCAGACCGTGTTTCCGGTGCAGGCGGCGGTGCGCTTCAAAATTCCGCTCATCGTCTGGGGCGCGCACCAGGGGCTGGACCAGGTGGGCATGTTCTCGCACCTGGACGAGGTGGAGATGACCCGCAAGTACCGCAAGGAGCACGACCTCATGGGCTTCGAGGCCGAGGACCTGGCCGCGGCCTCCAGCGTGCTCTCCGGGCGCGACGTGCTGCCCTTCGCCTACCCCCACGACCGCGAGCTGGAGAAGGTCGGCGTGCGCGGCATCTACCTGGGCAACTACCTGCGCTGGGATTCCAAGGCCCAGCACGAGGCCATGATCGCCGCCCACGGCTATGAGCCCGGCAGCCAGGAGCGCACCTTCGACACATACAACCACATGGACTGCCATCACTATTCCGGAACCCACGACTGGATCAAGTTCCTGAAATACGGCTATGGCAAGGCCCTGGACCACGCCTGCCGCGAGATCCGCCTGAAGCGCCTGACCCGCGCCCAGGGGCTGGAGCTTGTCCTGCGCCACGGCGGGGACCGGGAGCCCCGCGACCTGCCGCTGTTCCTGCGCTGGCTGGGCATGGAGCGCGAAGCGTTCCTGCGCCTGGTGGACGCCCGGCGCGACCCGGCCATATGGAAACGCGGCGCGCACGGCTCCTGGGAACTGCTGGACGCCCCGGAGCGCCACCCGGAGGAGGCCGCGCACAGGGCCGCAGCCCTGCCCCTGGCCGAGGGCTGCGAGTTCCGCCCCGGCCCGGAGCGCGCGCCCAACGCGCACCTCATCTACGGCCGGGGCTACAGCGACGAGCCCGGCGCGCGGCGTTTGGAGCCGGAGCCATGA
- a CDS encoding cytidylyltransferase domain-containing protein, with protein MKICGIIEARMGSSRLPGKVLLPLGGKPALERLLERVARSKWLNEVVVATTANEGDQPIAELCARLGVRVFRGSEDDVLSRVLGAAEAAEADLICQLMGDSPLNDPVLIDLAVAAHLAGDYDFTANYLPENVLPMGFAAGVFSTALLRRVAAMTQDPVDRSHVTCFIYHNPRLFRLQGVAANAQLAGPDVRLCVDTREDYEVVRRVFEAVHREGQCPRAWEFLGYLREHPELAAINAHVRQKHVDEG; from the coding sequence ATGAAGATCTGCGGAATCATCGAGGCCCGCATGGGCTCGTCGCGCCTGCCGGGCAAGGTGCTGCTGCCCCTTGGAGGCAAACCCGCCCTGGAACGCCTCCTCGAGCGCGTTGCACGCTCCAAATGGCTGAATGAAGTCGTGGTGGCCACCACCGCGAACGAGGGCGACCAGCCCATCGCGGAGCTGTGCGCCCGGCTGGGCGTGCGCGTCTTCCGGGGCTCGGAGGACGACGTGCTCTCCCGCGTGCTGGGCGCGGCCGAGGCCGCCGAAGCCGACCTCATCTGCCAGCTCATGGGCGACTCGCCCCTGAACGACCCGGTGCTCATCGACCTGGCCGTGGCCGCCCACCTGGCGGGGGACTACGACTTCACCGCCAACTACCTGCCGGAAAACGTCCTGCCCATGGGCTTCGCCGCCGGGGTATTCTCCACCGCGCTGCTGCGCCGGGTGGCGGCCATGACCCAGGATCCCGTGGACCGCTCCCATGTCACCTGCTTCATCTACCACAACCCCAGGTTGTTCCGGTTGCAGGGCGTGGCCGCAAACGCCCAGCTTGCGGGGCCGGACGTTCGCCTGTGCGTGGACACGCGCGAGGACTACGAGGTGGTCCGCCGCGTGTTCGAGGCCGTGCACCGCGAGGGCCAGTGCCCCCGCGCCTGGGAATTCCTGGGCTACCTGCGCGAGCATCCGGAACTCGCGGCCATCAACGCC